A section of the Ruania halotolerans genome encodes:
- a CDS encoding maleate cis-trans isomerase family protein produces MELHGAEFDGPLAQRGIGIIAPFDLALERELWRWCPLEVSLHLARTPFEPVPVSLEMAALVSDPEHLKRATRDVLGVEPEVVAYLCNSGSFINGLAYERSLCEAIEEAGAPSALTTSGALVEAVRALGLRKISVITPYDEPLTLRLHAFLAELGVEVVRSNHLGLGGGIWKVNYRTVAERIMEADAPDAEAVFVSCTNLPTYDVVEPLERALGKPVLTANQLTMWACLARMGLPMMGPGRWLHSVFGDPPEDVPAPPDEGPLASASAEPLPAASSPDAAFPPPRPRTEIGVSVSATSPVQDHRQ; encoded by the coding sequence TTGGAACTGCACGGTGCCGAGTTCGATGGGCCGCTCGCCCAGCGTGGGATCGGAATCATCGCGCCCTTCGACCTGGCGCTGGAACGGGAACTGTGGCGCTGGTGCCCGCTTGAGGTGAGCCTGCACCTGGCCCGTACCCCCTTCGAGCCAGTTCCGGTGAGCCTGGAGATGGCGGCACTGGTCTCCGATCCTGAGCACCTCAAACGAGCCACGCGGGATGTGCTGGGGGTGGAGCCCGAGGTGGTCGCCTACCTGTGTAACTCAGGCAGCTTCATCAACGGTCTCGCGTACGAGCGCAGCCTGTGCGAGGCGATCGAAGAGGCGGGCGCACCCTCGGCGCTGACCACCTCCGGTGCGTTGGTGGAGGCGGTACGCGCCCTTGGCTTGCGCAAGATCAGCGTGATCACGCCATATGACGAGCCGCTCACGCTCCGGCTGCACGCGTTCTTGGCCGAACTCGGTGTGGAGGTGGTCCGCTCCAACCACCTCGGCCTCGGCGGCGGTATCTGGAAGGTGAACTACCGCACCGTGGCCGAGCGGATCATGGAGGCGGACGCCCCGGATGCCGAGGCAGTCTTCGTCTCATGTACGAACCTGCCCACCTATGACGTGGTCGAACCCCTCGAACGGGCGCTCGGCAAGCCGGTCCTCACCGCAAACCAGCTCACCATGTGGGCCTGCCTGGCCCGGATGGGGCTGCCCATGATGGGCCCTGGGCGGTGGCTCCACTCGGTCTTCGGTGATCCGCCCGAGGACGTCCCCGCCCCGCCAGACGAGGGCCCCCTCGCGTCCGCGTCGGCTGAACCACTGCCCGCAGCGTCATCGCCCGACGCAGCATTCCCGCCGCCACGTCCCCGTACGGAGATCGGCGTATCCGTTTCAGCCACCTCACCTGTTCAGGACCATCGCCAGTGA
- a CDS encoding amidase, translating into MNPNEMTAVEIVTAYGAGELSPVEVTTAALEAIEERNSELNAYCLVDGERALAMARESEDRWHSGHVKGLLDGVPISIKDIFLTDGWPTRRGSAAITPDQPWEVDSPVAARLREDGMVFLGKTTTPELAWKATTDSPAFGITRNPVDSRLTAGGSSGGSAAAVGAGMGPVSVGTDGGGSVRIPASFCGIVGFKPTHGRIPLYPASPFGPLAHAGPMTRSVDDAALLMDILSLPDHRDPTALAPPRSTYRGEVVRDVTGLEVAYSPTLGFANVDPEVAAVVERAVRLLDEAGLAVAQADPGFDDPIEAFELLWAAGAATLLNTMPGAREGIDPGLGKVWDAGLAATAVEFLQARAVAADVGIRMGAFHRTHNVLITPAMPITAFEAGHDVPPGSGMDGWPQWTPFTYPFNLSQQPAISIPAGTTAAGLPVGLQIVGPRHSDDLVLAVARFAEKVLAA; encoded by the coding sequence GTGAACCCGAACGAGATGACCGCCGTCGAGATCGTGACCGCCTACGGGGCAGGCGAACTGAGCCCCGTGGAGGTGACCACCGCGGCGCTCGAGGCCATCGAGGAGCGGAACTCCGAGTTGAACGCGTATTGCCTGGTGGACGGCGAGCGCGCACTCGCGATGGCTCGCGAGTCCGAGGACCGGTGGCACTCCGGGCACGTCAAGGGACTGCTGGACGGCGTCCCGATCTCGATCAAGGACATCTTCCTCACCGACGGCTGGCCCACCCGGCGCGGTTCGGCGGCGATCACGCCCGATCAACCGTGGGAGGTGGACTCCCCGGTAGCCGCCCGGCTGCGCGAGGATGGCATGGTCTTTCTCGGGAAGACCACCACCCCGGAGCTCGCCTGGAAGGCCACCACAGACAGCCCTGCCTTCGGGATCACGCGGAACCCGGTGGACTCCCGGCTCACCGCCGGCGGGTCGTCAGGTGGTAGCGCCGCGGCCGTCGGCGCCGGGATGGGGCCGGTCTCGGTGGGCACCGACGGCGGAGGGTCGGTCCGCATTCCGGCCTCGTTCTGCGGGATCGTCGGCTTCAAGCCCACCCATGGCCGGATCCCGCTCTATCCGGCGAGTCCGTTCGGGCCGTTGGCGCACGCCGGCCCGATGACGCGCTCCGTTGACGATGCGGCGCTGCTGATGGACATCCTCTCGTTGCCCGATCACCGGGATCCGACGGCGCTGGCTCCGCCACGTTCGACCTATCGCGGGGAGGTCGTGCGTGACGTGACCGGACTCGAGGTGGCGTACTCGCCGACTCTCGGATTTGCCAATGTCGATCCCGAGGTGGCTGCCGTGGTGGAGCGTGCCGTGCGGCTCCTGGACGAGGCAGGACTGGCCGTCGCGCAGGCCGATCCCGGATTCGACGACCCGATCGAGGCGTTCGAGTTGCTCTGGGCGGCCGGGGCCGCGACCTTGCTGAACACGATGCCCGGCGCGCGAGAGGGGATCGACCCGGGACTGGGCAAGGTATGGGACGCCGGACTGGCCGCGACGGCCGTGGAGTTCCTGCAGGCACGTGCCGTGGCCGCGGACGTCGGGATCCGGATGGGTGCATTCCACCGCACGCACAATGTGCTCATCACCCCGGCCATGCCGATCACGGCGTTCGAGGCGGGCCACGATGTGCCGCCCGGGAGCGGGATGGACGGGTGGCCGCAGTGGACCCCGTTCACCTACCCCTTCAACCTCAGTCAACAGCCGGCGATCTCCATCCCGGCCGGAACGACGGCCGCGGGGCTGCCGGTCGGCCTGCAGATCGTGGGACCGCGGCACTCCGACGATCTGGTGCTCGCGGTGGCCAGGTTCGCGGAGAAGGTGCTGGCTGCCTGA
- a CDS encoding D-2-hydroxyacid dehydrogenase: protein MPDPTDVLVLHEGAPPASPALEELAARVPLRFTDEAHLAEELPGAEVLYLHHFLSRALPRAWPAADALRWVHVAAAGVDPVLFDDLVSSEVAVTNSRGVFDDAIAEYVLGQIIAEAKDFRSCWADQDRRTWRHRESARVAGSTALVVGTGAIGRAIARLLRAVGMQVSGAGRRVITDDPDFGTVTDDLNGALGHADWVVAVAPLTPTTRGMFDAAAFGAMRSDARLINVGRGELVRTEDLVHALTRGDIAGAVLDVTDPEPLPAEHPLWTMAGVTVTAHQSGDVQGWREELDRLFAENLTRWRDGRDLHNVVDTQLGYVPTSRSQR, encoded by the coding sequence GTGCCAGATCCCACCGACGTCCTCGTGCTTCATGAGGGCGCCCCGCCCGCATCCCCCGCCCTGGAGGAGTTGGCTGCCCGGGTGCCCCTGCGCTTCACCGACGAGGCTCACCTGGCCGAGGAACTCCCCGGGGCAGAGGTGCTCTACCTGCACCACTTCCTCAGCCGGGCACTCCCCCGCGCATGGCCTGCTGCTGACGCCTTGCGCTGGGTGCATGTGGCCGCCGCAGGCGTAGACCCGGTGCTCTTCGACGACCTCGTCTCCAGTGAGGTGGCCGTCACGAACTCGCGCGGGGTCTTCGATGATGCGATCGCCGAGTACGTCCTCGGCCAGATCATCGCCGAGGCCAAGGACTTCCGTTCCTGCTGGGCCGATCAGGACCGGCGCACGTGGCGGCACCGAGAGTCCGCCCGGGTGGCGGGCAGCACGGCGCTCGTGGTGGGCACCGGTGCGATCGGACGTGCCATTGCCCGGTTACTTCGGGCTGTCGGCATGCAGGTCAGCGGCGCGGGGCGGCGCGTGATCACCGACGATCCGGACTTCGGCACCGTCACCGATGATCTCAACGGTGCACTGGGGCACGCGGACTGGGTGGTCGCGGTGGCTCCGCTCACTCCCACCACGCGAGGGATGTTCGACGCCGCCGCGTTCGGCGCGATGCGCTCCGACGCGCGGCTGATCAACGTCGGGCGCGGTGAGCTGGTGCGCACCGAGGATCTGGTGCACGCCCTGACGCGAGGCGATATCGCCGGTGCTGTCCTGGATGTGACCGACCCCGAACCGCTGCCCGCCGAGCATCCGTTGTGGACGATGGCCGGCGTCACTGTGACCGCCCACCAGTCCGGGGACGTGCAAGGCTGGCGAGAGGAGCTCGATCGACTGTTCGCCGAGAACCTCACCCGGTGGCGCGATGGTCGTGATCTCCATAACGTCGTCGACACCCAGCTGGGCTACGTCCCCACCTCAAGGAGCCAACGGTGA